A DNA window from Buttiauxella agrestis contains the following coding sequences:
- a CDS encoding MFS transporter encodes MSRTTVVNTAPAQDVDERVLPQPTSFIKRGSPQFMRVTLALFSAGLATFALLYCVQPILPVLSHEFGVSPASSSISLSVSTAMLAIGLLFTGPLSDAIGRKPVMVTALLLASICTLLSTMMTSWHGILIMRALIGLSLSGVAAVGMTYLSEEIHPSVVAFSMGLYISGNSIGGMSGRLLSGVITDFFNWRIAVAAIGCFALASALMFWKILPASKHFRPSSLRPKTLFINFRLHWRDKGLPLLFAQGFLLMGAFVTLFNYIGYRLMQGPWYLSQAVVGLLSVAYLTGTWSSPKAGAMTAKLGRGPVMIFSTAIMLTGLLLTVFSPLPVIFTGMLLFSAGFFAAHSVASGWIGPRAKRAKGQASSLYLFSYYLGSSLAGTLGGVFWHQFGWAGVASFIGSLLVLSLLVGARLHHRAQ; translated from the coding sequence TTGAGTCGTACAACCGTCGTCAACACCGCCCCGGCACAGGACGTTGACGAAAGAGTTTTGCCCCAGCCGACAAGCTTTATCAAACGTGGTTCACCTCAGTTTATGCGCGTCACACTGGCGCTATTTTCTGCCGGACTCGCCACCTTCGCTCTGCTTTATTGCGTCCAACCCATTTTGCCGGTTTTATCGCATGAATTTGGTGTATCCCCTGCCAGCAGCAGTATTTCGTTATCCGTTTCTACCGCGATGTTAGCCATCGGCCTGCTGTTTACCGGGCCACTTTCCGATGCAATAGGTCGTAAACCCGTGATGGTAACAGCGCTTTTGCTGGCATCAATTTGCACGCTCCTTTCGACCATGATGACCAGCTGGCACGGCATTTTAATCATGCGGGCGCTGATTGGGTTGTCGCTCAGCGGTGTGGCGGCAGTCGGCATGACCTATCTGAGCGAAGAGATTCACCCAAGCGTGGTGGCCTTTTCGATGGGGTTGTATATCAGTGGGAACTCCATCGGCGGCATGAGCGGACGCTTGCTGAGCGGTGTGATTACCGATTTCTTTAACTGGCGCATTGCCGTCGCCGCGATTGGCTGTTTCGCACTCGCCTCCGCGTTAATGTTCTGGAAGATTTTGCCCGCCTCAAAGCATTTCCGCCCTTCTTCTTTGCGGCCAAAAACACTGTTTATCAACTTCCGCCTGCACTGGCGTGACAAGGGTTTGCCGCTGCTGTTTGCCCAAGGTTTTCTGCTGATGGGGGCGTTCGTGACGCTGTTTAATTACATCGGTTATCGACTGATGCAAGGGCCATGGTATTTAAGCCAGGCGGTGGTGGGATTGCTATCGGTGGCTTATTTAACCGGCACCTGGAGTTCCCCAAAAGCGGGCGCGATGACGGCTAAATTGGGTCGCGGTCCGGTGATGATTTTCTCCACCGCCATCATGCTGACTGGCCTGTTGCTAACGGTGTTTTCCCCCCTGCCGGTTATTTTTACGGGAATGCTGCTCTTTTCAGCAGGATTCTTCGCTGCGCACTCGGTCGCCAGCGGCTGGATTGGCCCACGGGCTAAACGCGCAAAAGGCCAGGCTTCTTCCCTGTATTTATTCAGTTATTACCTGGGTTCAAGCCTTGCCGGGACACTCGGCGGCGTGTTCTGGCACCAGTTTGGTTGGGCAGGTGTGGCGAGTTTTATCGGCTCGCTGTTGGTCTTGTCATTACTGGTGGGGGCGCGTTTGCATCATCGCGCACAATAA
- a CDS encoding carboxypeptidase M32, whose product MEKQNYNHLTRTFQRLSRFEHLSAIAGWDMFTNMPPNGSAARGEALAELSVLRHQILTDKKIATLLQAAVQENLNDVERANLREMTRQYQEAILLPASLVEEKSLVGTRCEHGWRTQRPANDWQGFSTNLKEVVRVSREEAKLRADAKGKSCYDALLDIYEPGMTSAKLDVLFGDLRTWLPELLQKVVDKQAKETVVTPTGPFATQDQRELGLETMKLLGFDFNGGRLDVSAHPFCGGVPQDVRITTRYDESDLVSALFGVIHETGHARYEQNLPREWLGQPVALARSTAIHESQSLFFEMQLGRSKEFLKLLLPMVTTRFGKQPAFEAANFIAVNQRVERGFIRVDADEVSYPAHVVLRYEIERALIDGDIEVEDIPALWDEKMQHWLGLSTKDNFRNGCMQDIHWTDGAFGYFPSYTLGAMYAAQLFNSAKLALPQLESDIAEGNFTALFDWLRQNIWQHGSRFTTSELITNATGEDLNPLYFRKHLEARYL is encoded by the coding sequence ATGGAAAAGCAAAATTACAACCACCTCACCCGCACCTTCCAGCGTCTTTCAAGATTTGAGCATCTTTCAGCCATCGCTGGCTGGGATATGTTCACCAACATGCCTCCCAATGGTAGTGCCGCGCGAGGCGAGGCTTTGGCTGAACTCAGCGTTTTGCGCCACCAGATCCTGACGGATAAAAAAATTGCCACGCTGTTGCAGGCGGCCGTTCAAGAAAACCTGAATGATGTTGAGCGTGCTAACTTGCGTGAAATGACGCGCCAGTACCAGGAGGCCATTTTACTGCCTGCATCCCTGGTGGAAGAGAAATCACTGGTCGGCACACGCTGTGAACATGGCTGGCGTACCCAACGCCCGGCCAACGACTGGCAGGGTTTTTCGACCAATCTGAAAGAAGTGGTACGCGTCAGCCGCGAAGAAGCAAAACTGCGTGCCGATGCGAAAGGGAAATCCTGCTACGACGCGTTGTTAGATATCTACGAACCCGGCATGACCAGCGCTAAACTCGATGTGTTGTTCGGAGATTTACGCACCTGGCTACCCGAGCTGCTGCAAAAAGTGGTTGATAAACAAGCGAAAGAAACAGTTGTTACGCCGACTGGCCCGTTTGCCACCCAGGACCAACGCGAGCTGGGTCTGGAAACCATGAAGCTGTTGGGTTTTGATTTTAACGGCGGCCGGCTCGATGTCAGTGCGCATCCCTTCTGCGGCGGCGTGCCACAAGATGTGCGTATCACCACGCGCTATGATGAATCTGACCTGGTTAGCGCCCTGTTTGGCGTAATCCACGAAACGGGTCACGCGCGTTACGAACAAAACTTGCCGCGGGAATGGCTCGGCCAACCCGTCGCACTGGCGCGTTCCACGGCTATCCACGAATCACAAAGTCTGTTCTTCGAAATGCAGTTGGGCCGCAGTAAAGAGTTCCTGAAACTGTTGCTGCCGATGGTCACTACTCGCTTTGGCAAACAACCTGCGTTTGAAGCCGCTAACTTTATTGCCGTTAATCAACGCGTTGAACGTGGATTTATTCGCGTCGATGCCGATGAAGTCAGCTATCCGGCTCATGTCGTTTTACGATATGAAATCGAACGTGCGCTGATTGATGGCGATATCGAAGTGGAAGATATCCCGGCATTGTGGGATGAGAAAATGCAGCATTGGCTGGGGCTTTCGACCAAAGATAACTTCCGCAACGGCTGTATGCAGGATATTCACTGGACGGACGGCGCGTTTGGCTATTTCCCGTCGTACACGCTGGGTGCGATGTATGCCGCGCAATTGTTCAATTCCGCAAAACTGGCCCTCCCGCAGCTTGAAAGCGATATCGCAGAAGGTAACTT